One segment of Asterias rubens chromosome 2, eAstRub1.3, whole genome shotgun sequence DNA contains the following:
- the LOC117304672 gene encoding protein Wnt-2b-A-like, with amino-acid sequence MRESTLINFILSGVIVFMMPSQVISTWWFISQLSAVGTRIMCDNIPGLVGKQRELCRNYPDVMVSIGRGAREGVKECQYQFRDGRWNCSTMDRDTSVFGKVMLKKASKEAAFVYAISSAGVVHEITRSCSKGELLDCACDPTKKGSSTDEHGEFDWGGCSDNVKFADDFARQFVDARERKERDPRALMNLHNNRAGRRAVMKNMKLECKCHGVSGSCSIRTCWKAMQDFREVGMYLRSKYDDASEVTMGQDGTGLSTSRNHRRPNRVNLVYFEESPDYCKRDPETGSLGTAGRLCNKTSQGPDSCDVMCCGRGYNTMRVQQTNQCECKFHWCCYVRCSECTETVDQHTCKGITSDREREAAGDASSATATSSQQSGVDEPPTSVLVTTKPRRQGRKPSKRRDKPRKRDSSSSKRNREAPTATAKQSKDVTTTAAAI; translated from the exons ATGCGGGAGTCGACTCTGATTAATTTTATTCTTAGCGGTGTCATAGTATTCATGATGCCGTCTCAAGTAATATCGACTTGGTG GTTCATCAGCCAGTTGAGTGCCGTAGGGACCCGTATCATGTGCGATAACATCCCGGGCCTAGTCGGCAAGCAGCGTGAGCTGTGCCGTAACTACCCTGACGTGATGGTCAGCATCGGCCGCGGTGCTCGAGAGGGCGTCAAAGAGTGTCAGTACCAGTTCCGTGACGGTCGTTGGAACTGTAGCACCATGGACAGGGATACGTCGGTCTTCGGCAAAGTCATGCTGAAAA AAGCAAGCAAAGAGGCAGCCTTCGTCTATGCCATTTCGTCTGCTGGAGTAGTACATGAGATTACCCGGTCGTGCAGCAAGGGGGAACTCCTCGACTGCGCCTGCGACCCGACTAAGAAGGGCTCAAGCACGGACGAGCACGGTGAGTTCGACTGGGGAGGATGTAGCGACAACGTCAAGTTTGCCGATGATTTCGCCCGGCAGTTCGTGGACGCCAGGGAGAGGAAAGAGAGAGACCCGCGGGCTTTGATGAATTTACACAACAACAGAGCAGGACGAAGG GCAGTGATGAAGAACATGAAGTTGGAATGCAAGTGTCACGGTGTGAGCGGCTCTTGCTCGATACGGACCTGCTGGAAGGCCATGCAGGACTTCCGGGAAGTTGGCATGTACCTCCGGTCCAAGTACGACGACGCCTCGGAGGTGACCATGGGGCAGGACGGCACGGGGCTCAGTACGAGCCGGAACCATCGGAGGCCCAACAGGGTGAATCTGGTGTACTTCGAGGAATCACCAGACTACTGCAAGAGAGACCCGGAGACAG GATCTTTGGGTACAGCCGGTCGTCTTTGCAACAAGACATCCCAAGGTCCCGATAGTTGTGACGTGATGTGTTGTGGCCGAGGATACAACACCATGAGAGTCCAGCAGACCAACCAGTGCGAATGTAAATTTCACTGGTGCTGCTACGTTCGCTGCAGTGAGTGCACAGAGACTGTGGACCAGCACACCTGCAAGGGGATCACTTCAGACCGGGAACGAGAGGCAGCAGGAGACGCCTCATCAGCGACGGCCACGAGCAGTCAGCAGTCGGGCGTGGACGAGCCTCCAACCTCGGTGCTCGTGACGACGAAACCACGGAGGCAGGGCCGGAAACCCTCAAAGAGGAGAGATAAACCGAGAAAGCGCGACTCCTCCTCAAGTAAAAGGAATCGTGAAGCACCTACTGCTACTGCCAAGCAATCCAAAGAtgtaacaacaacagcagcagcaatatAA